The following are encoded in a window of Gopherus flavomarginatus isolate rGopFla2 chromosome 10, rGopFla2.mat.asm, whole genome shotgun sequence genomic DNA:
- the LOC127030291 gene encoding tubulin polyglutamylase TTLL13-like isoform X2, translated as MSALSHCFLLSLHSRLLSINLTNCKYESVRRAARHCGLKEVGEDEEWTVYWTDCSVSLERVMEMKRFQKINHFPGMTEICRKDLLARNLNRMLKLFPKEYSIFPRTWCLPADYRGFQAYGRMRKNRTYICKPDSGCQGRGIFITRNPKEIKHGEHLICQQYISKPFLIDGFKFDLRIYVLVTSCDPLKIFVYEEGLARFATMRYIEPSSSNLDDICMHLTNYAINKHNENFIRDDMMGSKRKLSTLNAWMMDNSCNTTELWEDIEDIIIKTLISAHPVLKHNYRTCFPNHITGCACFEILGFDILLDRKLKPWLLEVNHSPSFTTDSRLDREVKDALLCDTIKLINLRACDKRKVLEEDKRRVKERLFQAHQPPREARREKLESSQAAWLAQAEKYENTHLGGYRRIYPTHETDKYEPFFKHSGSLFQETVASKAREKCARQQLEEIRLKQEQREVTTGKKKKERKENLQGKSAGEKSRIRSKAKAPPTRLTYNSARTCDRKVQQMVFDSMRPQEIVEDEEVERIKALLQRKNLIRGLGIVDQLSRLLHTTEPRPVDVHRPHINISESQVKVGCLEASPRASAVVSVLGDPAHTGAGGAEDTGHRWPGEVPLAGVSEK; from the exons ATGTCTGCGCTGAGCCActgctttctcctctctctccattccAGGCTGCTGTCTATCAACCTGACCAACTGCAAGTATGAGAGCG TGAGGCGTGCTGCCCGACACTGTGGTCTAAAAGAAGTGGGGGAGGATGAGGAGTGGACGGTGTACTGGACTGACTGCTCGGTCTCTCTGGAGCGCGTCATGGAAATGAAGAGGTTTCAG AAAATCAACCATTTCCCGGGGATGACAGAGATCTGCCGGAAGGACCTGCTGGCCCGCAACCTCAACCGCATGCTCAAACTCTTCCCCAAAGAGTACAGCATCTTCCCCCGCACCTGGTGCCTGCCTGCTGA CTATCGAGGTTTCCAGGCCTACGGGCGCATGAGGAAAAACAGGACGTACATCTGCAAGCCAGACAGTggctgccaggggaggggcatCTTCATAACCCGCAACCCAAAGGAGATTAAACACGGGGAGCACCTGATCTGCCAGCAGTACATATCCAAG CCCTTCCTTATTGATGGCTTCAAATTTGACCTGCGAATCTACGTCCTGGTCACATCCTGTGACCCCCTGAAGATTTTTGTCTATGAGGAAGGGCTGGCCCGGTTTGCCACCATGAGGTACATcgagcccagcagcagcaaccTG GATGATATCTGCATGCACCTAACCAACTATGCTATCAACAAACATAATGAAAACTTCATCCGAGACGACATGATGGGCAGTAAGAG GAAACTGTCTACCTTGAATGCCTGGATGATGGACAACAGCTGCAACACAACAGAACTCTGGGAAGACATTGAGGACATCATTATAAAGACCCTTATCTCAGCCCACCCTGTTCTGAAGCACAACTACCGCACCTGCTTCCCCAACCACATCACTGGCTGTGCCTGCTTTGAGATTCTGGGCTTTGACATCCTGCTAGACAGAAAGCTGAAACCCTGGCTGCTGGAG GTGAATCACTCGCCCAGTTTCACCACGGACTCGCGCTTGGACCGAGAGGTGAAGGACGCTTTGCTCTGTGACACCATCAAGCTGATAAACCTGCGAGCCTGTGACAAGAGGAAGGTGCTGGAAGAGGACAAGCGACGGGTGAAGGAGCGACTCTTCCAGGCCCACCAGCCACCTCGTGAAGCCAG ACGTGAGAAGTTAGAGAGCAGCCAGGCGGCCTGGCTGGCCCAAGCGGAGAAGTATGAGAACACGCACCTGGGAGGGTACCGGCGCATTTACCCCACGCACGAGACAGACAAGTATGAGCCATTCTTCAAGCACAGTGGCTCCCTCTTCCAGGAGACGGTGGCTTCCAAGGCAAGAGAGAAGTGTGCCAG GCAGCAGCTGGAGGAAATTCGCTTGAAGCAAGAGCAACGAGAGGTTACTACTGGGAAGAAGAAAAAGGAGCGAAAGGAGAACCTGCAGGGAAAGTCCGCTGGGGAGAAATCCCGCATCCGCAGCAAGGCCAAGGCTCCTCCCACTCGCCTCACCTACAACAGCGCCAGGACCTGCGACAGGAAG GTGCAGCAGATGGTGTTTGACTCCATGCGGCCCCAGGAGATAGTGGAAGATGAGGAAGTAGAGAGGATCAAGGCTCTTCTGCAGCGCAAAAACCTCATACGGGGTCTGGGCATCGTGGATCAGCTCTCTCGGCTGCTTCACACAACTGAGCCCAGGCCTGTGGATGTCCACAGGCCCCACATCAATATCTCCGAGAGCCAGGTAAAGGTGGGCTGCTTAGAGGCATCTCCCAGGGCTAGTGCAGTAGTTAGTGTTCTTGGTGATCCTGCACACACAGGAGCAGGAGGAGCTGAGGACACGGGGCACCGCTGGCCTGGAGAAGTTCCTCTCGCTGGGGTAAGTGAGaaatga
- the LOC127030291 gene encoding tubulin polyglutamylase TTLL13-like isoform X1 has product MHLTNYAINKHNENFIRDDMMGSKRKLSTLNAWMMDNSCNTTELWEDIEDIIIKTLISAHPVLKHNYRTCFPNHITGCACFEILGFDILLDRKLKPWLLEVNHSPSFTTDSRLDREVKDALLCDTIKLINLRACDKRKVLEEDKRRVKERLFQAHQPPREARREKLESSQAAWLAQAEKYENTHLGGYRRIYPTHETDKYEPFFKHSGSLFQETVASKAREKCARQQLEEIRLKQEQREVTTGKKKKERKENLQGKSAGEKSRIRSKAKAPPTRLTYNSARTCDRKVQQMVFDSMRPQEIVEDEEVERIKALLQRKNLIRGLGIVDQLSRLLHTTEPRPVDVHRPHINISESQPRFLQDVFGERETQSLMTLVPLSLLGGTVRELGQQITQQPAARARMLGNQGFIPTLPGTLSVMGQSIPYPAQYKPHHGLQPQKNMSWLGNHALGTPMVSKPCALAKILKVGGRRFSSARNKVESHAHAPRQPLHVASGYADSLSYLAHAGKAPNHTFPSVTDSLSRAAAHELAINSASAPIVQRSDTSHRANAMSILHFNHHRKWT; this is encoded by the exons ATGCACCTAACCAACTATGCTATCAACAAACATAATGAAAACTTCATCCGAGACGACATGATGGGCAGTAAGAG GAAACTGTCTACCTTGAATGCCTGGATGATGGACAACAGCTGCAACACAACAGAACTCTGGGAAGACATTGAGGACATCATTATAAAGACCCTTATCTCAGCCCACCCTGTTCTGAAGCACAACTACCGCACCTGCTTCCCCAACCACATCACTGGCTGTGCCTGCTTTGAGATTCTGGGCTTTGACATCCTGCTAGACAGAAAGCTGAAACCCTGGCTGCTGGAG GTGAATCACTCGCCCAGTTTCACCACGGACTCGCGCTTGGACCGAGAGGTGAAGGACGCTTTGCTCTGTGACACCATCAAGCTGATAAACCTGCGAGCCTGTGACAAGAGGAAGGTGCTGGAAGAGGACAAGCGACGGGTGAAGGAGCGACTCTTCCAGGCCCACCAGCCACCTCGTGAAGCCAG ACGTGAGAAGTTAGAGAGCAGCCAGGCGGCCTGGCTGGCCCAAGCGGAGAAGTATGAGAACACGCACCTGGGAGGGTACCGGCGCATTTACCCCACGCACGAGACAGACAAGTATGAGCCATTCTTCAAGCACAGTGGCTCCCTCTTCCAGGAGACGGTGGCTTCCAAGGCAAGAGAGAAGTGTGCCAG GCAGCAGCTGGAGGAAATTCGCTTGAAGCAAGAGCAACGAGAGGTTACTACTGGGAAGAAGAAAAAGGAGCGAAAGGAGAACCTGCAGGGAAAGTCCGCTGGGGAGAAATCCCGCATCCGCAGCAAGGCCAAGGCTCCTCCCACTCGCCTCACCTACAACAGCGCCAGGACCTGCGACAGGAAG GTGCAGCAGATGGTGTTTGACTCCATGCGGCCCCAGGAGATAGTGGAAGATGAGGAAGTAGAGAGGATCAAGGCTCTTCTGCAGCGCAAAAACCTCATACGGGGTCTGGGCATCGTGGATCAGCTCTCTCGGCTGCTTCACACAACTGAGCCCAGGCCTGTGGATGTCCACAGGCCCCACATCAATATCTCCGAGAGCCAG CCGCGATTCCTTCAGGACGTGTTTGGGGAACGGGAGACACAGAGTTTAATGACCCTCGTCCCCCTCTCGCTCCTGGGAGGCACAGTCCGGGAGTTAGGACAGCAGATCACGCAGCAGCCTGCGGCCAGGGCCCGGATGCTGGGCAACCAGGGCTTCATTCCCACCCTCCCGGGTACCCTGTCAGTCATGGGCCAGAGCATCCCCTACCCTGCACAATATAAGCCACATCATGGCCTGCAGCCGCAGAAGAACATGAGCTGGTTAGGAAACCACGCTCTGGGGACACCGATGGTCAGCAAGCCCTGTGCTCTGGCAAAAATACTGAAGGTGGGAGGCCGGAGATTCTCCAGCGCCAGAAACAAGGTCGAAAGCC ATGCCCATGCCCCCAGGCAGCCCCTCCACGTGGCCAGTGGTTACGCCGACTCTCTGAGCTACCTGGCTCATGCTGGCAAGGCTCCAAATCACACGTTCCCCTCAGTGACAGACTCCCTCAGCCGTGCTGCAGCCCATGAGCTAGCCATCAACTCTGCCTCTGCTCCCATCGTCCAGCGCTCAGACACCTCACACCGTGCCAATGCCATGTCCATTCTCCACTTCAACCACCACAG GAAATGGACCTGA
- the LOC127030309 gene encoding neugrin-like, with translation MAGPLLPWAAGLSRLLARGAAEPAPLEVDRALQQQRKAMRLRRLRKELEPAGPPQRSLSWQAMEQIRYLRQAFPEEWPVARLAQGFCVSTDIIQRVLRRKFSPPLERRMKQDAKVLGKQGSWEQQAGPDRRAELVAISAGEAAQQLLPARPKDIPQSGALIMPGGQSSSSKPQRNRQFWRAGERQNRRNVQLEPLQEDGAKPVAGMEATLMRSSLAEGDTEEWDGEVLSEEELEELFAEGWDTRPRVVQRGQEYFDGNGNFLYRIPARLAPGEGDKMQPLSPVGW, from the exons ATGGCGGGGCCGCTGCTGCCGtgggctgctgggctgagccGCCTGCTGGCCCGGGGGGCGGCGGAGCCGGCGCCGCTGGAGGTGGACAG ggcgCTTCAGCAGCAGAGGAAGGCGATGAGGCTGCGGAGGCTGCGGAAGGAGCTGGAGCCTGCGGGCCCCCCCCAGCGCAGCCTGAGCTGGCAGGCCATGGAGCAGATCCG GTATCTAAGGCAGGCCTTCCCCGAGGAGTGGCCCGTGGCCCGTCTGGCCCAAGGTTTCTGTGTCAGCACGGATATCATCCAGAGGGTGCTGAGGAGAAAGTTCTCTCCCCCACTGGAGCGAAGGATGAAGCAGGATGCAAAGGTGTTGGGTaaacaggggagctgggagcagcaGGCTGGCCCAGACCGGAGAGCTGAGCTGGTGGCCAtctctgcaggagaagcagctcagcagctgctgcctgccaggcccAAGGACATACCCCAGTCTGGAGCCCTTATCATGCCTGGGGGCCAGTCCAGCAGCTCAAAGCCCCAGAGAAATCGGCAATTttggagagctggggagaggcaaAACAGAAGGAATGTCCAACTGGAACCTCTTCAGGAGGATGGAGCCAAGCCTGTGGCTGGGATGGAAGCCACCCTCATGAGAAGCTCTTTGGCAGAAGGAGACACTGAAGAGTGGGATGGCGAGGTCCTGAGTGAGGAAGAGCTGGAGGAGCTATTCGCAGAAGGCTGGGACACCCGCCCCAGAGTGGTGCAGAGAGGACAGGAATATTTTGACGGCAATGGGAATTTCTTGTATCGGATCCCTGCTAGACTagcccctggggagggggacaaGATGCAGCCCCTTTCCCCAGTCGGGTGGTGA
- the LOC127030317 gene encoding guanosine-3',5'-bis(diphosphate) 3'-pyrophosphohydrolase MESH1-like, which produces MLCGRAMGSEAARLLQAADFAARKHKRQRRRDPEGTPYINHPIGVARILSQEAGVMDIAVLQAALLHDTVEDTDTTSEMEEQFGEEVRRIVEEVTDDKMLPKMERKRLQIERAPHGSQGAKLVKLADKLYNLRDLNRCTPAGWSEQRVQEYFLWASQVVKGLRETSPALEEKLQQLFRERGLPE; this is translated from the exons ATGCTCTGCGGCCGGGCCATGGGCTCCGAGGCCGCCCGGCTGCTCCAGGCCGCCGACTTCGCAGCCCGGAAGCACAAGCGGCAGCGGCGGCGGGACCCCGAGGGGACCCCGTACATCAACCACCCCAtcg GTGTGGCCAGGATCCTGTCTCAGGAGGCTGGAGTAATGGACATTGCGGTGCTGCAG GCTGCTCTGCTCCACGACACAGTGGAGGACACAGACACCACCTCGGAGATGGAGGAGCagtttggggaggaggtgaggcggATCGTGGAGGAGGTGACAGACGACAAGATGTTGCCCAAGATGGAGCGGAAGCGCCTGCAGATAGAGCGTGCGCCCCACGGCAGCCAGGGAGCCAAGCTGGTCAAGCTGGCAGACAAGCTGTACAACCTGCGGGACCTGAATCGCTGCACGCCGGCAG GCTGGTCTGAGCAGCGGGTCCAGGAGTACTTCCTCTGGGCCTCCCAGGTGGTGAAGGGTCTGCGTGAGACAAGCCCTGCGCTGGAGGAGAAGTTGCAGCAGCTGTTCAGGGAGCGAGGGCTGCCGGAGTGA